One Urocitellus parryii isolate mUroPar1 chromosome 9, mUroPar1.hap1, whole genome shotgun sequence DNA segment encodes these proteins:
- the LOC144256937 gene encoding N(4)-(beta-N-acetylglucosaminyl)-L-asparaginase-like, which produces MARKSNLFVFLVPLLLGPTLVRGFNTLPLVLNTWPFKSATKAAWLVLESGGSALDAIENGCAMCEKEQCDGSVGFGGSPDELGETTLDAMIMDGTTMNVGAVGRIKNAIGVARKVLEHTTHTLLAGESATKFAESMGFTFTNEDLSTSASQALHSDWLAHNCQPNNWRNVIPDASKYCGPYKPPGILNKDDPTYKKAEDDYGHDTIGMVVIHKTGRTAAGTSTNGIKFKIPGRIGDSPIPGAGAYADDTAGAAAATGNGDILMHFLPSYQAVEYMSRGEDPTIACQKVISRIQKYFPKFLGAVICANVTGSYGAACNKLPTFTQFSFMVYNSLKNEPTEEKVDCI; this is translated from the exons ATGGCGCGGAAGTCGAATTTGTTTGTGTTTCTCGTGCCGCTCCTGCTCGGCCCGACCCTAGTGCGCGGCTTCAACACTCTGCCCCTGGTCCTCAACACTTGGCCTTTTAAGAGTGCAACCAAAGCAG CATGGCTGGTGTTAGAATCTGGTGGTTCTGCCCTCGATGCCATTGAGAATGGCTGTGCTATGTGTGAGAAAGAGCAGTGTGATGGCTCTGTAGGCTTTGGAGGAAGTCCTGATGAACTTGGGGAAACCACGCTGGATGCCATGATCATGGATGG CACTACCATGAATGTAGGAGCAGTAGGACGAATTAAAAATGCTATTGGTGTGGCACGGAAAGTACTAgaacatacaacacacacactttTGGCAGGAGAGTCAG CCACCAAGTTTGCTGAAAGTATGGGGTttact tttaCCAATGAGGATTTATCTACCAGtgcttctcaagctcttcattcGGATTGGCTTGCTCACAATTGCCAGCCAAATAATTGGAGA AATGTAATACCAGATGCTTCAAAATACTGTGGACCCTACAAACCACCTGGTATCTTAAATAAGGATGATCCTACCTATAAAAAAGCAGAAGATGATTATGGTCATGATACTATTG GTATGGTTGTAATCCATAAGACTGGACGTACTGCTGCTGGTACATCTACAAAtggtataaaattcaaaatacctGG TCGCATAGGAGACTCACCAATACCTGGAGCTGGGGCATATGCTGATGATACTGCAGGGGCAGCTGCAGCCACTGGGAATGGTGATATATTGATGCATTTTCTGCCAAG CTACCAAGCTGTAGAATATATGAGTAGAGGAGAAGATCCAACCATAGCTTGCCAAAAAGTGATTTCAAGAATTCAGaagtattttccaaaatttttgggGGCTGTTATATGTGCCAATGTAACTGGAAGTTATG GTGCTGCTTGCAATAAACTTCCAACATTTACTCAGTTTAGTTTCATGGTTTATAATTCTCTAAAAAATGAACCAACTGAGGAAAAAGTTGACTGCATCTAA